In Longimicrobium sp., a genomic segment contains:
- a CDS encoding BNR-4 repeat-containing protein, with protein sequence MTRRLLRAAACCALAYAVAACAEPTGASTTPPADPAEQGLPPCTDTLNAIHAHETGYRGIWYSNEEVTGPYRWKYSGGLGTYPQQIVPMAIYSARARRTFFAYGGDSGGQLTDMVSYYDHATGTVPRPTKVLTRTSTDGHFNPTLSMDAQGYLYVFANAHGNGLEQSPSDSTFAKSYIYRSTCPYSTEAFRRVRSDIFSYSQPWATPQGIVWLHTRYQQYNYRALYVSSSTDGSTWAEPRRLALIQRGDYQVSWAQGSRVGTVFDFHPNATGLNGRTNLYYLESSDLGATWTTVQGAPVTLPVTTPKNPALVRDYQAEGLLVYLKDLKFDEQGHPVILYLTTSTYLPGPSAVPRMWHTARWTGTEWVYRDVAASDHAYDHGSLYLESDGSWRVVAPMDPGPQPYTTGGSMVYLRSTDQGLTWTREMGISPGAMNQTYARGPVNADPGFYAFWADGNTLARSVSHIYFATRDGRSYQLPEQMGETTARPSRAPGTFGFW encoded by the coding sequence ATGACTCGCAGACTTCTCCGCGCGGCGGCCTGCTGCGCGCTGGCGTACGCCGTGGCGGCGTGCGCCGAGCCCACGGGCGCCTCCACGACGCCCCCCGCCGACCCCGCCGAGCAGGGGCTGCCCCCCTGCACCGACACCCTGAACGCCATCCACGCGCACGAGACCGGCTACCGCGGGATCTGGTACTCCAACGAGGAGGTCACCGGGCCGTACCGCTGGAAGTACAGCGGCGGGCTGGGCACCTATCCGCAGCAGATCGTGCCGATGGCCATCTACTCGGCGCGCGCGCGGCGCACCTTCTTCGCGTATGGCGGCGACTCGGGCGGGCAGCTGACCGACATGGTGTCGTACTACGACCACGCCACGGGCACCGTTCCGCGCCCCACGAAGGTGCTCACGCGCACCTCCACCGACGGGCACTTCAACCCCACGCTGTCGATGGACGCGCAGGGGTACCTGTACGTGTTCGCCAACGCGCACGGGAACGGGCTGGAGCAGAGCCCGTCCGACAGCACCTTCGCCAAATCGTACATCTACCGCAGCACCTGCCCGTACTCGACCGAGGCGTTCCGGCGGGTGCGCAGCGACATCTTCTCGTACTCGCAGCCGTGGGCCACGCCGCAGGGAATCGTGTGGCTGCACACGCGCTACCAGCAGTACAACTACCGCGCGCTCTACGTTTCCAGCAGCACCGACGGCTCCACCTGGGCCGAGCCGCGGCGCCTGGCGCTGATCCAGCGGGGCGACTACCAGGTGAGCTGGGCGCAGGGCTCGCGGGTGGGCACGGTGTTCGACTTCCACCCCAACGCCACGGGGCTGAACGGGCGCACCAACCTGTACTACCTGGAGAGCAGCGACCTGGGCGCCACCTGGACCACCGTGCAGGGCGCGCCGGTTACGCTGCCGGTGACCACGCCGAAGAACCCGGCGCTGGTGCGCGACTACCAGGCAGAGGGACTGCTGGTGTACCTGAAGGACCTGAAGTTCGACGAGCAGGGGCACCCGGTGATCCTGTACCTGACCACCAGCACCTACCTTCCCGGCCCGTCGGCGGTGCCGCGCATGTGGCACACGGCGCGGTGGACGGGCACGGAGTGGGTGTACCGCGACGTGGCCGCCAGCGACCACGCCTACGACCACGGCTCGCTGTACCTGGAGAGCGACGGGAGTTGGCGCGTGGTGGCGCCGATGGACCCGGGGCCGCAGCCGTACACCACCGGCGGGTCGATGGTGTACCTGCGCAGCACCGACCAGGGGCTCACCTGGACGCGGGAGATGGGGATCAGCCCCGGGGCCATGAACCAGACCTACGCGCGCGGCCCGGTGAACGCGGACCCCGGCTTCTACGCCTTCTGGGCCGACGGCAACACGCTGGCCCGCTCGGTGTCGCACATCTACTTCGCCACGCGCGACGGGCGCAGCTACCAGCTTCCCGAGCAGATGGGGGAGACCACCGCGCGCCCCAGCCGCGCCCCCGGCACCTTCGGGTTCTGGTAG
- a CDS encoding FeoA family protein, translating into MARSLSALEPGERGRVTQVGGDADAARRLMDLGLIRGTTVEVIRRAPLGDPMEVRLRGFMLTLRRAEAEHITVE; encoded by the coding sequence TTGGCGCGAAGCCTGTCGGCGCTGGAGCCGGGGGAGCGGGGAAGGGTGACGCAGGTCGGCGGCGACGCCGACGCCGCGCGCCGGCTGATGGACCTGGGGCTGATCCGGGGGACCACGGTGGAGGTGATCCGCCGGGCGCCGCTGGGAGACCCGATGGAAGTGCGCCTCCGCGGCTTCATGCTTACCCTGCGCCGCGCCGAGGCGGAGCACATCACGGTGGAGTAG
- a CDS encoding FeoA family protein gives MLLKRIFSRTRATAAPARCAGCPLAACASGCQAAVLRMECDDHEAHRLRGLGLFEGSCVRVLDSQNGMLLEVKGSKLALGRKLADAITVLPFGA, from the coding sequence ATGCTGCTGAAGCGCATCTTCTCCCGCACCAGGGCAACCGCGGCGCCTGCGCGCTGCGCTGGCTGCCCGCTGGCCGCCTGCGCGAGCGGGTGCCAGGCCGCGGTGCTGCGGATGGAGTGCGACGACCACGAGGCGCACCGCCTGCGCGGGCTGGGGCTGTTCGAGGGGAGCTGCGTGCGCGTGCTGGACTCGCAGAACGGCATGCTGCTGGAGGTGAAGGGGTCGAAGCTGGCGCTGGGCCGCAAGCTGGCCGACGCCATCACCGTGCTCCCCTTCGGGGCCTGA